A single window of Sebastes umbrosus isolate fSebUmb1 chromosome 16, fSebUmb1.pri, whole genome shotgun sequence DNA harbors:
- the eml1 gene encoding echinoderm microtubule-associated protein-like 1 isoform X7 has protein sequence MEDGFSSYSSLYDTSSLLQFCNDDSASAASSMEVTDRIASLEQRVQMQEDEIQLLKSALADVVRRLNASEEQQAMGSRRGPTKDPALMRKSPSADSNVGKPARPMIATLPLRPTVNNGTILPKKGSSTLPSPSGSGSRKDSSTSAGKSTVRRANSNEHVGTLTRKDSGDNKGNRTRAGSTGSNSSGKRSDSKQRDPVFNAGMRRVTHCKEEGYVKMYLKGRPITMYMPKDQVDSYCLEARADLPSNKLKLDWVYGYRGRDCRSNLYLLPTGETVYFIASVVVLFNVDEQLQRHYTGHTDDIKCLAVHPDKITIATGQVAGTSWDGKQLAPHVRVWDSVSLNTLHVLGTGFFDRALVCLAFSKSNGGNTLCVVDDSNDHVLSVWDWQREDRLAEVKCSNESVFAADFHPTDSNIVVTCGKSHLYFWNLEKGVLVKKQGLFEKQEKPKFVLCVTFAENGDTITGDSSGNILVWGKGTNRISHVIQGAHEGSIFALCMLRNGTLVSGGKDRRLISWDSSYQQIQTVEVPELFGPIRTVAEGRGETVLIGTTKHFVLQGSLDGEFMPITQGHTDELWGLAVHPKKPQFLTCGYDRQVCLWDSSSHQLIWIKTLEDAAQSAGFHPSGAVVAIGTQTGRWLVLDTDTKDLVTVHTDGNEQLSVMCYGPDGNFLAIGSHDNYIYIYAVAENGRKNSRVGKCSGHSSFITHLDWSVDSQYLVSNSGDYEILYWIPSVCKQVVSVETTRDIEWATHTCPLGFQVFGLWPDGSDGTDINAVCRSSDKSLLVIGDDFGKVHLFSYPCSQFRAPSHVYGGHSSHVTNVTFLHDDGYLVSTGGKDMSVMQWRIV, from the exons ATGACAGTGCGTCAGCAGCCAGCAGTATGGAGGTTACCGACCGCATCGCCTCTCTGGAGCAGAGGGTCCAGATGCAGGAGGACGAAATCCAGCTGCTGAAGTCCGCTCTGGCCGACGTGGTGCGCAGGCTCAACGCGTCCGAGGAGCAGCAGGCCATGGGCTCACGCAGAGGACCCACCAAAG ACCCTGCTTTGATGAGAAAGTCTCCCTCAGCAGACAGCAATGTTGGGAAGCCAG CCAGGCCAATGATCGCCACCCTGCCGTTACGGCCCACAGTCAACAACGGGACCATCCTACCAAAGAAAGGCAGCAGCACTCTGCCCTCCCCGTCTGGATCCGGATCCAGGAAGGACAGCAGCACATCTGCCGGCAAGAG CACTGTGAGGAGAGCCAACTCAAACGAACACGTGGGAACTCTCACGCGGAAAGATTCGGGCGACAACAAGGGCAACCGAACCCGCGCCGGATCCACGGGCAGCAATTCCAGCGGCAAAAGAAGTGACAG CAAACAGAGGGATCCAGTGTTCAATGCAG GGATGCGACGTGTGACCCACTGCAAAG AGGAAGGTTATGTGAAAATGTACTTGAAGGGTCGTCCCATTACCATGTACATGCCCAAAGACCAGGTGGACAGCTACTGTCTGGAGGCCAGAGCTGACCTGCCCAGCAACAAACTCAAACTGGACTGGGT TTACGGTTACCGCGGTCGAGACTGTCGCTCCAACCTTTACTTGTTGCCCACTGGAGAAACGGTGTACTTCATCGCCTCAGTGGTCGTCCTGTTCAACGTGGACGAGCAGCTGCAGAGACACTACACCGGACACACGGATGACATCAAATG CCTGGCCGTCCACCCCGATAAAATCACCATAGCAACCGGGCAGGTGGCGGGCACCTCTTGGGATGGAAAA CAGCTGGCTCCTCATGTCCGTGTGTGGGACTCCGTCAGCCTCAACACTCTCCATGTTCTAGGCACAGGCTTCTTTGACCGAGCTTTGGTCTGCCTGGCGTTCTCCAAGTCG AACGGAGGAAACACATTGTGTGTCGTAGACGACTCCAATGACCACGTCCTCTCTGTCTGGGACTGGCAGAGGGAGGACAGACTGGCTGAGGTTAAG TGCTCCAACGAGTCGGTGTTTGCTGCAGACTTTCACCCGACAGACAGCAACATCGTAGTGACCTGCGGGAAGTCCCATCTCTACTTCTGGAACCTGGAGAAAGGCGTGCTGGTCAAGAAGCAAGGACTGTTTGAG AAACAAGAGAAGCCCaagtttgtgttgtgtgtgacaTTTGCCGAAAATGGAGACACCATCACAGGAGACTCAAGTGGGAACATCCTGGTGTGGGGAAAAG GCACTAATCGCATCAGCCACGTCATCCAAGGAGCTCACGAGGGCAGCATCTTTGCTCTGTGCATGCTGAGGAACGGCACGCTGGTGTCTGGAGGCAAAGACCGCCGGCTCATTTCTTGGGACAGCAGCTACCAGCAGATACAAACGGTGGAA GTGCCTGAGTTGTTTGGTCCCATCCGGACCGTAGCGGAGGGCCGAGGGGAGACTGTGCTCATTGGGACCACCAAGCACTTTGTTTTGCAGGGCAGTTTGGACGGAGAATTCATGCCTATTACGCAG ggTCACACTGATGAGTTGTGGGGTCTGGCTGTCCACCCCAAGAAGCCTCAGTTCCTCACTTGTGGTTATGACAGGCAGGTCTGCCTGTGGGACTCAAGTTCCCATCAGCTCATCTGGATCAAGACTTTGGAA GATGCTGCCCAATCAGCAGGCTTCCACCCGTCTGGAGCTGTGGTTGCCATAGGAACCCAGACTGGCAG GTGGCTGGTCCTGGACACTGACACTAAGGATCTGGTCACAGTGCACACAGATGGGAATGAACAGCTGTCTGTCATGTGCTACGGGCCAG atgGTAACTTCCTGGCCATCGGTTCCCACGACAACTACATCTATATCTACGCCGTGGCGGAAAATGGGAGGAAGAACAGCCGAGTGGGGAAGTGCTCG GGCCACTCTAGTTTCATCACCCATCTGGACTGGTCAGTGGACTCCCAGTACCTGGTGTCAAATTCAGGGGACTATGAGATACTCTATT GGATCCCATCCGTGTGTAAACAGGTGGTCAGTGTGGAGACCACCAGAGACATCGAGTGGGCCACCCACACCTGCCCTCTGGGCTTCCAGGTGTTTG GCTTGTGGCCCGACGGCTCAGATGGCACCGACATCAACGCCGTCTGCAGGTCCAGCGATAAAAGCCTCCTGGTTATCGGAGACGACTTTGGGAAGGTCCACCTATTCTCATACCCTTGTTCTCAGTTCAGG GCTCCCAGCCATGTTTATGGCGGCCACAGCAGTCACGTGACCAACGTGACCTTCCTGCATGATGACGGCTACCTGGTGTCAACTGGAGGGAAGGACATGAGCGTGATGCAGTGGAGGATAGTCTGA
- the eml1 gene encoding echinoderm microtubule-associated protein-like 1 isoform X8, giving the protein MEDGFSSYSSLYDTSSLLQFCNDDSASAASSMEVTDRIASLEQRVQMQEDEIQLLKSALADVVRRLNASEEQQAMGSRRGPTKARPMIATLPLRPTVNNGTILPKKGSSTLPSPSGSGSRKDSSTSAGKSTVRRANSNEHVGTLTRKDSGDNKGNRTRAGSTGSNSSGKRSDSKQRDPVFNAEEGYVKMYLKGRPITMYMPKDQVDSYCLEARADLPSNKLKLDWVYGYRGRDCRSNLYLLPTGETVYFIASVVVLFNVDEQLQRHYTGHTDDIKCLAVHPDKITIATGQVAGTSWDGKQLAPHVRVWDSVSLNTLHVLGTGFFDRALVCLAFSKSNGGNTLCVVDDSNDHVLSVWDWQREDRLAEVKCSNESVFAADFHPTDSNIVVTCGKSHLYFWNLEKGVLVKKQGLFEKQEKPKFVLCVTFAENGDTITGDSSGNILVWGKGTNRISHVIQGAHEGSIFALCMLRNGTLVSGGKDRRLISWDSSYQQIQTVEVPELFGPIRTVAEGRGETVLIGTTKHFVLQGSLDGEFMPITQGHTDELWGLAVHPKKPQFLTCGYDRQVCLWDSSSHQLIWIKTLEDAAQSAGFHPSGAVVAIGTQTGRWLVLDTDTKDLVTVHTDGNEQLSVMCYGPDGNFLAIGSHDNYIYIYAVAENGRKNSRVGKCSGHSSFITHLDWSVDSQYLVSNSGDYEILYWIPSVCKQVVSVETTRDIEWATHTCPLGFQVFGLWPDGSDGTDINAVCRSSDKSLLVIGDDFGKVHLFSYPCSQFRAPSHVYGGHSSHVTNVTFLHDDGYLVSTGGKDMSVMQWRIV; this is encoded by the exons ATGACAGTGCGTCAGCAGCCAGCAGTATGGAGGTTACCGACCGCATCGCCTCTCTGGAGCAGAGGGTCCAGATGCAGGAGGACGAAATCCAGCTGCTGAAGTCCGCTCTGGCCGACGTGGTGCGCAGGCTCAACGCGTCCGAGGAGCAGCAGGCCATGGGCTCACGCAGAGGACCCACCAAAG CCAGGCCAATGATCGCCACCCTGCCGTTACGGCCCACAGTCAACAACGGGACCATCCTACCAAAGAAAGGCAGCAGCACTCTGCCCTCCCCGTCTGGATCCGGATCCAGGAAGGACAGCAGCACATCTGCCGGCAAGAG CACTGTGAGGAGAGCCAACTCAAACGAACACGTGGGAACTCTCACGCGGAAAGATTCGGGCGACAACAAGGGCAACCGAACCCGCGCCGGATCCACGGGCAGCAATTCCAGCGGCAAAAGAAGTGACAG CAAACAGAGGGATCCAGTGTTCAATGCAG AGGAAGGTTATGTGAAAATGTACTTGAAGGGTCGTCCCATTACCATGTACATGCCCAAAGACCAGGTGGACAGCTACTGTCTGGAGGCCAGAGCTGACCTGCCCAGCAACAAACTCAAACTGGACTGGGT TTACGGTTACCGCGGTCGAGACTGTCGCTCCAACCTTTACTTGTTGCCCACTGGAGAAACGGTGTACTTCATCGCCTCAGTGGTCGTCCTGTTCAACGTGGACGAGCAGCTGCAGAGACACTACACCGGACACACGGATGACATCAAATG CCTGGCCGTCCACCCCGATAAAATCACCATAGCAACCGGGCAGGTGGCGGGCACCTCTTGGGATGGAAAA CAGCTGGCTCCTCATGTCCGTGTGTGGGACTCCGTCAGCCTCAACACTCTCCATGTTCTAGGCACAGGCTTCTTTGACCGAGCTTTGGTCTGCCTGGCGTTCTCCAAGTCG AACGGAGGAAACACATTGTGTGTCGTAGACGACTCCAATGACCACGTCCTCTCTGTCTGGGACTGGCAGAGGGAGGACAGACTGGCTGAGGTTAAG TGCTCCAACGAGTCGGTGTTTGCTGCAGACTTTCACCCGACAGACAGCAACATCGTAGTGACCTGCGGGAAGTCCCATCTCTACTTCTGGAACCTGGAGAAAGGCGTGCTGGTCAAGAAGCAAGGACTGTTTGAG AAACAAGAGAAGCCCaagtttgtgttgtgtgtgacaTTTGCCGAAAATGGAGACACCATCACAGGAGACTCAAGTGGGAACATCCTGGTGTGGGGAAAAG GCACTAATCGCATCAGCCACGTCATCCAAGGAGCTCACGAGGGCAGCATCTTTGCTCTGTGCATGCTGAGGAACGGCACGCTGGTGTCTGGAGGCAAAGACCGCCGGCTCATTTCTTGGGACAGCAGCTACCAGCAGATACAAACGGTGGAA GTGCCTGAGTTGTTTGGTCCCATCCGGACCGTAGCGGAGGGCCGAGGGGAGACTGTGCTCATTGGGACCACCAAGCACTTTGTTTTGCAGGGCAGTTTGGACGGAGAATTCATGCCTATTACGCAG ggTCACACTGATGAGTTGTGGGGTCTGGCTGTCCACCCCAAGAAGCCTCAGTTCCTCACTTGTGGTTATGACAGGCAGGTCTGCCTGTGGGACTCAAGTTCCCATCAGCTCATCTGGATCAAGACTTTGGAA GATGCTGCCCAATCAGCAGGCTTCCACCCGTCTGGAGCTGTGGTTGCCATAGGAACCCAGACTGGCAG GTGGCTGGTCCTGGACACTGACACTAAGGATCTGGTCACAGTGCACACAGATGGGAATGAACAGCTGTCTGTCATGTGCTACGGGCCAG atgGTAACTTCCTGGCCATCGGTTCCCACGACAACTACATCTATATCTACGCCGTGGCGGAAAATGGGAGGAAGAACAGCCGAGTGGGGAAGTGCTCG GGCCACTCTAGTTTCATCACCCATCTGGACTGGTCAGTGGACTCCCAGTACCTGGTGTCAAATTCAGGGGACTATGAGATACTCTATT GGATCCCATCCGTGTGTAAACAGGTGGTCAGTGTGGAGACCACCAGAGACATCGAGTGGGCCACCCACACCTGCCCTCTGGGCTTCCAGGTGTTTG GCTTGTGGCCCGACGGCTCAGATGGCACCGACATCAACGCCGTCTGCAGGTCCAGCGATAAAAGCCTCCTGGTTATCGGAGACGACTTTGGGAAGGTCCACCTATTCTCATACCCTTGTTCTCAGTTCAGG GCTCCCAGCCATGTTTATGGCGGCCACAGCAGTCACGTGACCAACGTGACCTTCCTGCATGATGACGGCTACCTGGTGTCAACTGGAGGGAAGGACATGAGCGTGATGCAGTGGAGGATAGTCTGA
- the eml1 gene encoding echinoderm microtubule-associated protein-like 1 isoform X6: protein MEDGFSSYSSLYDTSSLLQFCNDDSASAASSMEVTDRIASLEQRVQMQEDEIQLLKSALADVVRRLNASEEQQAMGSRRGPTKARPMIATLPLRPTVNNGTILPKKGSSTLPSPSGSGSRKDSSTSAGKSPANLSSLSYLSRSTRMLYLPLSTVRRANSNEHVGTLTRKDSGDNKGNRTRAGSTGSNSSGKRSDSKQRDPVFNAGMRRVTHCKEEGYVKMYLKGRPITMYMPKDQVDSYCLEARADLPSNKLKLDWVYGYRGRDCRSNLYLLPTGETVYFIASVVVLFNVDEQLQRHYTGHTDDIKCLAVHPDKITIATGQVAGTSWDGKQLAPHVRVWDSVSLNTLHVLGTGFFDRALVCLAFSKSNGGNTLCVVDDSNDHVLSVWDWQREDRLAEVKCSNESVFAADFHPTDSNIVVTCGKSHLYFWNLEKGVLVKKQGLFEKQEKPKFVLCVTFAENGDTITGDSSGNILVWGKGTNRISHVIQGAHEGSIFALCMLRNGTLVSGGKDRRLISWDSSYQQIQTVEVPELFGPIRTVAEGRGETVLIGTTKHFVLQGSLDGEFMPITQGHTDELWGLAVHPKKPQFLTCGYDRQVCLWDSSSHQLIWIKTLEDAAQSAGFHPSGAVVAIGTQTGRWLVLDTDTKDLVTVHTDGNEQLSVMCYGPDGNFLAIGSHDNYIYIYAVAENGRKNSRVGKCSGHSSFITHLDWSVDSQYLVSNSGDYEILYWIPSVCKQVVSVETTRDIEWATHTCPLGFQVFGLWPDGSDGTDINAVCRSSDKSLLVIGDDFGKVHLFSYPCSQFRAPSHVYGGHSSHVTNVTFLHDDGYLVSTGGKDMSVMQWRIV from the exons ATGACAGTGCGTCAGCAGCCAGCAGTATGGAGGTTACCGACCGCATCGCCTCTCTGGAGCAGAGGGTCCAGATGCAGGAGGACGAAATCCAGCTGCTGAAGTCCGCTCTGGCCGACGTGGTGCGCAGGCTCAACGCGTCCGAGGAGCAGCAGGCCATGGGCTCACGCAGAGGACCCACCAAAG CCAGGCCAATGATCGCCACCCTGCCGTTACGGCCCACAGTCAACAACGGGACCATCCTACCAAAGAAAGGCAGCAGCACTCTGCCCTCCCCGTCTGGATCCGGATCCAGGAAGGACAGCAGCACATCTGCCGGCAAGAG TCCCGCCAATCTGTCCAGTTTGTCCTATCTGTCTCGCTCTACCAGAATGCTCTACCTGCCCCTCAG CACTGTGAGGAGAGCCAACTCAAACGAACACGTGGGAACTCTCACGCGGAAAGATTCGGGCGACAACAAGGGCAACCGAACCCGCGCCGGATCCACGGGCAGCAATTCCAGCGGCAAAAGAAGTGACAG CAAACAGAGGGATCCAGTGTTCAATGCAG GGATGCGACGTGTGACCCACTGCAAAG AGGAAGGTTATGTGAAAATGTACTTGAAGGGTCGTCCCATTACCATGTACATGCCCAAAGACCAGGTGGACAGCTACTGTCTGGAGGCCAGAGCTGACCTGCCCAGCAACAAACTCAAACTGGACTGGGT TTACGGTTACCGCGGTCGAGACTGTCGCTCCAACCTTTACTTGTTGCCCACTGGAGAAACGGTGTACTTCATCGCCTCAGTGGTCGTCCTGTTCAACGTGGACGAGCAGCTGCAGAGACACTACACCGGACACACGGATGACATCAAATG CCTGGCCGTCCACCCCGATAAAATCACCATAGCAACCGGGCAGGTGGCGGGCACCTCTTGGGATGGAAAA CAGCTGGCTCCTCATGTCCGTGTGTGGGACTCCGTCAGCCTCAACACTCTCCATGTTCTAGGCACAGGCTTCTTTGACCGAGCTTTGGTCTGCCTGGCGTTCTCCAAGTCG AACGGAGGAAACACATTGTGTGTCGTAGACGACTCCAATGACCACGTCCTCTCTGTCTGGGACTGGCAGAGGGAGGACAGACTGGCTGAGGTTAAG TGCTCCAACGAGTCGGTGTTTGCTGCAGACTTTCACCCGACAGACAGCAACATCGTAGTGACCTGCGGGAAGTCCCATCTCTACTTCTGGAACCTGGAGAAAGGCGTGCTGGTCAAGAAGCAAGGACTGTTTGAG AAACAAGAGAAGCCCaagtttgtgttgtgtgtgacaTTTGCCGAAAATGGAGACACCATCACAGGAGACTCAAGTGGGAACATCCTGGTGTGGGGAAAAG GCACTAATCGCATCAGCCACGTCATCCAAGGAGCTCACGAGGGCAGCATCTTTGCTCTGTGCATGCTGAGGAACGGCACGCTGGTGTCTGGAGGCAAAGACCGCCGGCTCATTTCTTGGGACAGCAGCTACCAGCAGATACAAACGGTGGAA GTGCCTGAGTTGTTTGGTCCCATCCGGACCGTAGCGGAGGGCCGAGGGGAGACTGTGCTCATTGGGACCACCAAGCACTTTGTTTTGCAGGGCAGTTTGGACGGAGAATTCATGCCTATTACGCAG ggTCACACTGATGAGTTGTGGGGTCTGGCTGTCCACCCCAAGAAGCCTCAGTTCCTCACTTGTGGTTATGACAGGCAGGTCTGCCTGTGGGACTCAAGTTCCCATCAGCTCATCTGGATCAAGACTTTGGAA GATGCTGCCCAATCAGCAGGCTTCCACCCGTCTGGAGCTGTGGTTGCCATAGGAACCCAGACTGGCAG GTGGCTGGTCCTGGACACTGACACTAAGGATCTGGTCACAGTGCACACAGATGGGAATGAACAGCTGTCTGTCATGTGCTACGGGCCAG atgGTAACTTCCTGGCCATCGGTTCCCACGACAACTACATCTATATCTACGCCGTGGCGGAAAATGGGAGGAAGAACAGCCGAGTGGGGAAGTGCTCG GGCCACTCTAGTTTCATCACCCATCTGGACTGGTCAGTGGACTCCCAGTACCTGGTGTCAAATTCAGGGGACTATGAGATACTCTATT GGATCCCATCCGTGTGTAAACAGGTGGTCAGTGTGGAGACCACCAGAGACATCGAGTGGGCCACCCACACCTGCCCTCTGGGCTTCCAGGTGTTTG GCTTGTGGCCCGACGGCTCAGATGGCACCGACATCAACGCCGTCTGCAGGTCCAGCGATAAAAGCCTCCTGGTTATCGGAGACGACTTTGGGAAGGTCCACCTATTCTCATACCCTTGTTCTCAGTTCAGG GCTCCCAGCCATGTTTATGGCGGCCACAGCAGTCACGTGACCAACGTGACCTTCCTGCATGATGACGGCTACCTGGTGTCAACTGGAGGGAAGGACATGAGCGTGATGCAGTGGAGGATAGTCTGA
- the eml1 gene encoding echinoderm microtubule-associated protein-like 1 isoform X4 — translation MNKGRFKESVSDDSASAASSMEVTDRIASLEQRVQMQEDEIQLLKSALADVVRRLNASEEQQAMGSRRGPTKDPALMRKSPSADSNVGKPARPMIATLPLRPTVNNGTILPKKGSSTLPSPSGSGSRKDSSTSAGKSPANLSSLSYLSRSTRMLYLPLSTVRRANSNEHVGTLTRKDSGDNKGNRTRAGSTGSNSSGKRSDSKQRDPVFNAGMRRVTHCKEEGYVKMYLKGRPITMYMPKDQVDSYCLEARADLPSNKLKLDWVYGYRGRDCRSNLYLLPTGETVYFIASVVVLFNVDEQLQRHYTGHTDDIKCLAVHPDKITIATGQVAGTSWDGKQLAPHVRVWDSVSLNTLHVLGTGFFDRALVCLAFSKSNGGNTLCVVDDSNDHVLSVWDWQREDRLAEVKCSNESVFAADFHPTDSNIVVTCGKSHLYFWNLEKGVLVKKQGLFEKQEKPKFVLCVTFAENGDTITGDSSGNILVWGKGTNRISHVIQGAHEGSIFALCMLRNGTLVSGGKDRRLISWDSSYQQIQTVEVPELFGPIRTVAEGRGETVLIGTTKHFVLQGSLDGEFMPITQGHTDELWGLAVHPKKPQFLTCGYDRQVCLWDSSSHQLIWIKTLEDAAQSAGFHPSGAVVAIGTQTGRWLVLDTDTKDLVTVHTDGNEQLSVMCYGPDGNFLAIGSHDNYIYIYAVAENGRKNSRVGKCSGHSSFITHLDWSVDSQYLVSNSGDYEILYWIPSVCKQVVSVETTRDIEWATHTCPLGFQVFGLWPDGSDGTDINAVCRSSDKSLLVIGDDFGKVHLFSYPCSQFRAPSHVYGGHSSHVTNVTFLHDDGYLVSTGGKDMSVMQWRIV, via the exons ATGAACAAGGGCCGCTTCAAAGAGAGCGTCTCAG ATGACAGTGCGTCAGCAGCCAGCAGTATGGAGGTTACCGACCGCATCGCCTCTCTGGAGCAGAGGGTCCAGATGCAGGAGGACGAAATCCAGCTGCTGAAGTCCGCTCTGGCCGACGTGGTGCGCAGGCTCAACGCGTCCGAGGAGCAGCAGGCCATGGGCTCACGCAGAGGACCCACCAAAG ACCCTGCTTTGATGAGAAAGTCTCCCTCAGCAGACAGCAATGTTGGGAAGCCAG CCAGGCCAATGATCGCCACCCTGCCGTTACGGCCCACAGTCAACAACGGGACCATCCTACCAAAGAAAGGCAGCAGCACTCTGCCCTCCCCGTCTGGATCCGGATCCAGGAAGGACAGCAGCACATCTGCCGGCAAGAG TCCCGCCAATCTGTCCAGTTTGTCCTATCTGTCTCGCTCTACCAGAATGCTCTACCTGCCCCTCAG CACTGTGAGGAGAGCCAACTCAAACGAACACGTGGGAACTCTCACGCGGAAAGATTCGGGCGACAACAAGGGCAACCGAACCCGCGCCGGATCCACGGGCAGCAATTCCAGCGGCAAAAGAAGTGACAG CAAACAGAGGGATCCAGTGTTCAATGCAG GGATGCGACGTGTGACCCACTGCAAAG AGGAAGGTTATGTGAAAATGTACTTGAAGGGTCGTCCCATTACCATGTACATGCCCAAAGACCAGGTGGACAGCTACTGTCTGGAGGCCAGAGCTGACCTGCCCAGCAACAAACTCAAACTGGACTGGGT TTACGGTTACCGCGGTCGAGACTGTCGCTCCAACCTTTACTTGTTGCCCACTGGAGAAACGGTGTACTTCATCGCCTCAGTGGTCGTCCTGTTCAACGTGGACGAGCAGCTGCAGAGACACTACACCGGACACACGGATGACATCAAATG CCTGGCCGTCCACCCCGATAAAATCACCATAGCAACCGGGCAGGTGGCGGGCACCTCTTGGGATGGAAAA CAGCTGGCTCCTCATGTCCGTGTGTGGGACTCCGTCAGCCTCAACACTCTCCATGTTCTAGGCACAGGCTTCTTTGACCGAGCTTTGGTCTGCCTGGCGTTCTCCAAGTCG AACGGAGGAAACACATTGTGTGTCGTAGACGACTCCAATGACCACGTCCTCTCTGTCTGGGACTGGCAGAGGGAGGACAGACTGGCTGAGGTTAAG TGCTCCAACGAGTCGGTGTTTGCTGCAGACTTTCACCCGACAGACAGCAACATCGTAGTGACCTGCGGGAAGTCCCATCTCTACTTCTGGAACCTGGAGAAAGGCGTGCTGGTCAAGAAGCAAGGACTGTTTGAG AAACAAGAGAAGCCCaagtttgtgttgtgtgtgacaTTTGCCGAAAATGGAGACACCATCACAGGAGACTCAAGTGGGAACATCCTGGTGTGGGGAAAAG GCACTAATCGCATCAGCCACGTCATCCAAGGAGCTCACGAGGGCAGCATCTTTGCTCTGTGCATGCTGAGGAACGGCACGCTGGTGTCTGGAGGCAAAGACCGCCGGCTCATTTCTTGGGACAGCAGCTACCAGCAGATACAAACGGTGGAA GTGCCTGAGTTGTTTGGTCCCATCCGGACCGTAGCGGAGGGCCGAGGGGAGACTGTGCTCATTGGGACCACCAAGCACTTTGTTTTGCAGGGCAGTTTGGACGGAGAATTCATGCCTATTACGCAG ggTCACACTGATGAGTTGTGGGGTCTGGCTGTCCACCCCAAGAAGCCTCAGTTCCTCACTTGTGGTTATGACAGGCAGGTCTGCCTGTGGGACTCAAGTTCCCATCAGCTCATCTGGATCAAGACTTTGGAA GATGCTGCCCAATCAGCAGGCTTCCACCCGTCTGGAGCTGTGGTTGCCATAGGAACCCAGACTGGCAG GTGGCTGGTCCTGGACACTGACACTAAGGATCTGGTCACAGTGCACACAGATGGGAATGAACAGCTGTCTGTCATGTGCTACGGGCCAG atgGTAACTTCCTGGCCATCGGTTCCCACGACAACTACATCTATATCTACGCCGTGGCGGAAAATGGGAGGAAGAACAGCCGAGTGGGGAAGTGCTCG GGCCACTCTAGTTTCATCACCCATCTGGACTGGTCAGTGGACTCCCAGTACCTGGTGTCAAATTCAGGGGACTATGAGATACTCTATT GGATCCCATCCGTGTGTAAACAGGTGGTCAGTGTGGAGACCACCAGAGACATCGAGTGGGCCACCCACACCTGCCCTCTGGGCTTCCAGGTGTTTG GCTTGTGGCCCGACGGCTCAGATGGCACCGACATCAACGCCGTCTGCAGGTCCAGCGATAAAAGCCTCCTGGTTATCGGAGACGACTTTGGGAAGGTCCACCTATTCTCATACCCTTGTTCTCAGTTCAGG GCTCCCAGCCATGTTTATGGCGGCCACAGCAGTCACGTGACCAACGTGACCTTCCTGCATGATGACGGCTACCTGGTGTCAACTGGAGGGAAGGACATGAGCGTGATGCAGTGGAGGATAGTCTGA